The Hyphomonas sediminis genome contains the following window.
CACCGTCGAGCGAGCCGAGGAACGAGGCTTCTTCCTGTTCCCTCTGCCGACGGATCTTGGCTTCTTCATGCGTGATCGCGCCAACGGCAAGGTCAGAGTCGATTGCCAGCTGCTTGCCGGGCATCGCGTCCAGGGCAAACCGCGCACCGACTTCGGCCATGCGTCCGGCGCCTTTGGTGATGACCATGAAGTTCACGATCACCAGAACGCCGAACACGACCAGGCCGACGAACAGGTTCCCGCCCATGATGAACATGGCGAAGCCTTCAATCACGCCGCCAGCAGCGTTGGTGCCGGTGTGCCCCTGCCCGATGATCAGCTTGGTCGACGAAACGTTGAGCGCCAGACGAAGCACGAGCGAGGCGAGAAGGATCGACGGGAAGGACGAGAAGTCGAGCGGCTTCTCGACAAAGATCACCGTCGTGAAGATCAGGATCGACAGTGCAAAAGACAGCGTCAGGCCCACGTCCAGCACCCAGGCCGGCATCGGCAGAACCATGACGAGGATAATCGTCATCAGGCCGATAGCCAGCAGCGCTGTCGGTTTGGTGAAGTTCAGGAGTTTCTGAAACGGCATGGGCGCGCGCTATCCGGCTATGATCGGCAAGACCCAGTTATTGAACAGATCAAGGATCACCTTGGTCATGTAACCGAGCGAAAGAAAGAAAACGATGATGACGGCAAGAATCTTCGGAATGAAGGTGAGCGTCATTTCCTGAATGGATGTCAGCGCCTGAATGAGACCGATGACGAAGCCCACGACAAGGGTCACCGCAAGGATCGGCAATCCCATCATCGCCGCGCCCCAGATATGAGCCCGCAGAACCTCGAATATCTCACCTTCAGACATGTGTGCTCCCGGCGATCAGACCGGCATCCGCAGCAGTTCCTGATAGGCTTCCACCACCTTGTCGCGGATCGTGACCACGGCATCGAGCATCAGCTCGGCGTTGGTCAGTGCCTCAACCATGGCGTGCGGATCTGCGCCCGATACAGCGGTCTGGATAGCCGTCTGCTCGGCCTGCTGCATCGTCGTGCGAAAATCCGACACGGACTCCGCAAACTTGCTGCCAGCCGCTTCGGGCGCATCAGTCGCCGTTTTTGCGCCTTCCGTCGGGCGCGGCGTGTTCAGGATGGTATACGGATTAAACCCAAGCGTAGACATCTACTGCCCTCCTCAGCGGCGCAGGATGTCCAGAAGCGACCGGTACATTGACCGGGCTTGCTGGAAAGAATTGAGATTGGCTTCGTAGGACCGGTTGGCTTCGCGCATGTCCGCAAGCTCGGTTACAACCGATACGTTCGACAGGGTGACATATCCCTCGCCATCCGCCATCGGATGGCTGGGATTATACTGGCGCTCGCCTTCCGCCTGATCAAGCTCAAGGCGCGAGGCAAGGAACTGCTCTCCCGAGGTGCTCATCCCCTCGTCTACCATCAGCAGCTTGCGCTTGTAGCCAGGGGTGTCGACGTTGGAGAGGTTCTCTGCCGTCACGC
Protein-coding sequences here:
- a CDS encoding flagellar basal body rod C-terminal domain-containing protein; amino-acid sequence: MNPLKAAQQQAVTGMELQSRRMGVTAENLSNVDTPGYKRKLLMVDEGMSTSGEQFLASRLELDQAEGERQYNPSHPMADGEGYVTLSNVSVVTELADMREANRSYEANLNSFQQARSMYRSLLDILRR
- a CDS encoding flagellar hook-basal body complex protein FliE, with amino-acid sequence MSTLGFNPYTILNTPRPTEGAKTATDAPEAAGSKFAESVSDFRTTMQQAEQTAIQTAVSGADPHAMVEALTNAELMLDAVVTIRDKVVEAYQELLRMPV
- a CDS encoding flagellar biosynthetic protein FliQ, whose translation is MSEGEIFEVLRAHIWGAAMMGLPILAVTLVVGFVIGLIQALTSIQEMTLTFIPKILAVIIVFFLSLGYMTKVILDLFNNWVLPIIAG